From Girardinichthys multiradiatus isolate DD_20200921_A chromosome 3, DD_fGirMul_XY1, whole genome shotgun sequence, the proteins below share one genomic window:
- the stmn1b gene encoding stathmin 1b has protein sequence MANCDDIQVKELNKRASGHAFEVILSPSTPDAKAVFLLSPNRKKETSLDEIKKKLEAAEERRRSQEAEFLKHLAEKREHEKEVIQKAIEESCNFSKQAQEKLNQKMEANKENRTARMAALNEKFKEKDKKLQEVRKNKEAIKETED, from the exons ATGGCAAATTGTGACG ACATTCAAGTGAAGGAGCTGAACAAGCGTGCGTCGGGTCACGCGTTTGAGGTCATCCTGAGCCCCTCGACCCCTGATGCCAAGGCAGTGTTCCTGTTGTCCCCCAACAGGAAAAAGGAAACATCTCTTGATGAAATTAAGAAGAAACTGGAAGCTGCAGAGGAAAGACGCAgg AGCCAAGAAGCTGAATTTCTCAAACATTTGGCTGAAAAACGAGAGCATGAGAAGGAGGTCATCCAGAAGGCCATAGAAGAAAGCTGCAATTTCAGCAAGCAGGCGCAAGAGAAACTCAATCAGAAGATGGAGGCGAACAAAGAGAACCGCACCGCCCGGATGGCAGCTCTCAACGAGAAATTCAAGGAGAAG GATAAGAAGCTTCAGGAGGTGAGGAAGAACAAGGAGGCAATAAAAGAAACTGAGGACTAA